A region from the Candidatus Binatia bacterium genome encodes:
- a CDS encoding CaiB/BaiF CoA-transferase family protein produces the protein MTTQCDDGKLLGGVRVIESALLGPGAVGMHLADLGAEVIKVEGPGGDYVRKMAFPIVDGISLLHWHLNRGKKSIVLDLRKPEAVEAYLDLVRGADAVIEAMRPGALERRGITWERMLEANPRIVFCQISGYGATGPYKDMPSHGIAYDAWAGVARPTLNEHGMPTIPSYTAVGINAGPLYAALGICAAIIRARATGQPCRFEVAQSDAAAAFNWNGIEGNKAYERPEDEVTGNDGDGKGPRRPVGDDSMRDSVRYQMYRSKDGMILFMASEREFWKNFAYGVGRPELYEQNPGAKYADHARGNLELRRTLAEIFAQRTTAEWVQFGLEVNTPICPVNDVKNIVRDPQFQHRMPFRPYQEAGTDLMPSPIKLIGGELPVPEKAAVEPGRDTAEVLERVLGYDAARIERLRAAGALG, from the coding sequence ATGACGACGCAGTGCGACGATGGAAAGCTCCTCGGCGGGGTGCGCGTCATCGAGAGCGCGCTGCTCGGCCCGGGCGCGGTGGGCATGCACCTCGCCGACCTCGGCGCCGAGGTGATCAAGGTCGAAGGGCCGGGCGGCGACTACGTGCGCAAGATGGCGTTCCCGATCGTCGACGGGATCTCGCTGCTGCACTGGCACCTGAACCGCGGCAAGAAGTCGATCGTGCTCGACCTGCGCAAGCCCGAGGCGGTCGAGGCGTACCTCGACCTGGTGCGCGGCGCCGACGCGGTGATCGAGGCGATGCGTCCGGGCGCGCTCGAGCGCCGCGGCATCACCTGGGAGCGCATGCTCGAGGCGAACCCGCGCATCGTCTTCTGTCAGATCTCGGGCTACGGCGCGACGGGTCCGTACAAGGACATGCCGAGCCACGGCATCGCCTACGACGCGTGGGCCGGCGTCGCGCGCCCGACGCTCAACGAGCACGGCATGCCGACGATCCCGAGCTACACCGCGGTCGGCATCAACGCGGGGCCGCTCTACGCCGCGCTCGGCATCTGCGCCGCGATCATCCGCGCGCGCGCGACCGGGCAGCCGTGCCGCTTCGAGGTCGCGCAATCCGACGCCGCCGCCGCGTTCAACTGGAACGGCATCGAGGGCAACAAGGCCTACGAGCGTCCGGAGGACGAGGTCACCGGCAACGACGGCGACGGCAAGGGACCGCGGCGGCCGGTCGGTGACGACAGCATGCGCGACTCGGTGCGCTACCAGATGTACCGCTCGAAGGACGGGATGATCCTGTTCATGGCCTCCGAGCGCGAGTTCTGGAAGAACTTCGCGTACGGCGTCGGACGCCCGGAGCTCTACGAGCAGAACCCGGGCGCCAAGTACGCCGACCACGCGCGCGGCAACCTCGAGCTGCGCCGCACGCTGGCGGAGATCTTCGCGCAGCGCACGACCGCCGAGTGGGTCCAGTTCGGGCTCGAGGTGAACACGCCGATCTGCCCCGTGAACGACGTCAAGAACATCGTTCGCGATCCGCAGTTCCAGCACCGCATGCCTTTCCGGCCCTACCAGGAGGCGGGCACCGACCTGATGCCGTCGCCGATCAAGCTGATCGGCGGCGAGCTGCCGGTGCCGGAGAAGGCGGCGGTCGAGCCGGGGCGCGACACCGCCGAGGTGCTCGAGCGCGTGCTGGGTTACGACGCGGCGCGCATCGAGCGTCTGCGCGCGGCGGGCGCGCTCGGCTGA
- a CDS encoding bifunctional acetate--CoA ligase family protein/GNAT family N-acetyltransferase, giving the protein MPTRATAAANRGDRATQILGHAAHPLDALFRPRSVAVVGATETPGKVGRTLLANLISSPFGGTVFPVNPTRSSVLGVKAYPNLASVPDPVELAVIVTPAETVPGVVEECVELGVRGAIIISAGFKETGPEGAALEARILATAQRGGLRIVGPNCLGVMNPVTGFNATFAAGIARAGSVGFISQSGALITAVLDWAHREHTGFSTVVSLGSMLDVGWGDVIYYLGDDPHTKSIVIYMETIGDARAFLSAAREVALTKPIIVLKPGRTAAAARAAASHTGSLAGSDDVLDAAFRRAGVLRVDSIAQLFGMAEVLAQQPRPKGKRLTIVTNAGGPGVLATDALIEGGGELAPLPDETRSALDALLPAAWSHNNPIDILGDAPPQRYREAVEIAAKNPESDGLLVILTPQDMTDPTGSAEQISGLARGTGGPVLASWMGGRGVEEGTQLLQKAGIPVYEYPDVAVQMFNFLWRFSENLRALYETPASTAPTAERERVAAIIDKARAERRTILTEDESKDILAAYGIPVTDTRVAASEDDAVRAADAIGYPVVVKLFSHTITHKTDVGGVKLNLKDADAVREAYRAIRASVAKAKGDEHFQGVTVQPMINYSGYELIIGSSVDAQFGPVLLFGMGGTLVEVLRDRALGLPPLTTTLARRMIERTQIAKALHGVRGRDPVDLAALEQLLVRFSELVVEHPWIAEIDINPLLASAKQLITLDARVVLHPPDTDPAKLPRPAIRPYPTQYVDEWRSPSGATFTIRPIHPADEPLVVRFHEQLSEETVYARYFQHLKLSQRTAHERLTRICFIDYDREMALVAEYRDPETGERQIAGIGRLSKARGLPEAEFAILIADRWQRHGLGTELLRRLVTVGRAEGLERIWAEMLASNAGMRRTSQRAGFHLRISPDDATLVRAELDLRGST; this is encoded by the coding sequence ATGCCCACGCGAGCGACCGCGGCCGCCAATCGCGGCGACCGCGCCACCCAGATCCTGGGACACGCCGCACACCCGCTCGACGCGCTCTTTCGCCCGCGCTCGGTCGCGGTGGTGGGCGCCACCGAGACGCCGGGCAAGGTCGGGCGCACGCTGCTCGCGAACCTGATCAGCAGCCCGTTCGGCGGCACGGTGTTCCCGGTCAACCCGACGCGCTCGAGCGTGCTCGGCGTGAAGGCCTATCCGAATCTCGCCTCCGTGCCCGATCCGGTGGAGCTCGCGGTGATCGTCACGCCGGCCGAGACCGTGCCGGGCGTCGTCGAGGAATGCGTCGAGCTCGGCGTCCGCGGCGCGATCATCATCTCCGCGGGCTTCAAGGAGACCGGCCCCGAGGGCGCCGCGCTCGAGGCGCGCATCCTCGCGACCGCGCAGCGCGGCGGGCTGCGCATCGTCGGCCCGAACTGCCTCGGCGTGATGAACCCGGTGACGGGCTTCAACGCGACCTTCGCGGCGGGCATCGCGCGCGCGGGCTCGGTCGGCTTCATCAGCCAGTCGGGCGCGCTGATCACCGCGGTGCTCGACTGGGCGCACCGCGAGCACACCGGATTCAGCACCGTCGTGTCGCTCGGCTCGATGCTCGACGTCGGCTGGGGCGACGTCATCTATTACCTCGGCGACGACCCGCACACGAAGAGCATCGTCATCTACATGGAGACGATCGGCGACGCGCGCGCGTTCCTGTCCGCGGCGCGCGAGGTCGCGCTCACCAAGCCGATCATCGTGCTGAAGCCCGGGCGCACCGCGGCGGCGGCGCGCGCCGCGGCGTCGCACACCGGCTCGCTCGCCGGTAGCGACGATGTGCTCGACGCCGCGTTCCGCCGCGCCGGCGTGCTGCGCGTCGACAGCATCGCGCAGCTCTTCGGCATGGCGGAGGTGCTCGCGCAGCAGCCGCGGCCGAAGGGCAAGCGGCTCACGATCGTGACCAACGCGGGCGGGCCGGGCGTGCTCGCGACCGACGCGCTGATCGAGGGCGGCGGCGAGCTCGCGCCGCTTCCCGACGAGACCAGGTCGGCGCTCGACGCGCTGCTGCCCGCCGCCTGGAGCCACAACAACCCGATCGACATCCTCGGCGACGCCCCGCCGCAGCGCTACCGCGAGGCGGTCGAGATCGCGGCGAAGAATCCCGAGAGCGACGGCCTGCTGGTGATCCTCACCCCGCAGGACATGACCGATCCCACGGGCAGCGCGGAGCAGATCAGCGGGCTCGCGCGCGGCACCGGTGGTCCGGTGCTGGCGAGCTGGATGGGCGGCCGCGGCGTCGAGGAGGGGACGCAGCTCCTGCAGAAGGCCGGCATCCCGGTCTACGAGTACCCCGACGTCGCGGTGCAGATGTTCAACTTCCTGTGGCGCTTCTCGGAGAACCTGCGCGCGCTCTACGAGACGCCCGCGAGCACCGCGCCGACGGCGGAGCGCGAGCGCGTCGCGGCGATCATCGACAAGGCGCGCGCCGAGCGCCGCACGATCCTCACCGAGGACGAATCGAAGGACATCCTCGCGGCGTACGGGATTCCGGTCACCGACACGCGCGTCGCCGCGAGCGAGGACGACGCCGTGCGCGCCGCCGACGCGATCGGCTACCCGGTGGTGGTCAAGCTGTTCAGCCACACGATCACGCACAAGACCGACGTCGGCGGCGTCAAGCTCAATCTCAAGGACGCCGACGCCGTGCGCGAAGCCTATCGCGCGATCCGCGCCTCGGTCGCGAAGGCCAAGGGCGACGAGCACTTCCAGGGCGTCACCGTGCAGCCGATGATCAACTACAGCGGCTACGAGCTGATCATCGGCTCGAGCGTGGATGCGCAGTTCGGGCCGGTGCTGCTCTTCGGCATGGGCGGCACGCTGGTCGAGGTGCTGCGCGACCGCGCGCTCGGCCTGCCGCCGCTCACCACGACGCTCGCCCGGCGCATGATCGAGCGGACGCAGATCGCGAAGGCGCTGCACGGCGTGCGCGGCCGCGACCCGGTCGACCTCGCGGCGCTCGAGCAGCTGCTCGTGCGCTTCAGCGAGCTCGTCGTCGAGCACCCCTGGATCGCCGAGATCGACATCAACCCGCTGCTCGCGTCCGCGAAGCAGCTCATCACGCTCGACGCGCGCGTCGTCCTGCACCCGCCCGACACCGACCCCGCGAAGCTGCCGCGTCCCGCGATCCGCCCGTACCCGACGCAGTACGTCGACGAGTGGCGCTCGCCGAGCGGCGCGACCTTCACGATCCGGCCGATCCACCCGGCCGACGAGCCGCTCGTGGTCCGCTTCCACGAGCAGCTCTCGGAGGAGACGGTCTACGCGCGCTACTTCCAGCACCTGAAGCTCAGCCAGCGCACCGCGCACGAGCGCCTGACGCGCATCTGCTTCATCGACTACGACCGCGAGATGGCGCTGGTCGCCGAGTACCGCGATCCCGAGACCGGCGAGCGGCAGATCGCCGGCATCGGACGCCTGTCGAAGGCGCGCGGCCTGCCCGAGGCGGAGTTCGCGATCCTGATTGCGGACCGCTGGCAGCGCCACGGCCTCGGCACCGAGCTCCTGCGTCGTCTGGTGACGGTCGGGCGCGCGGAAGGACTCGAGCGCATCTGGGCCGAGATGCTGGCGAGCAACGCCGGCATGCGCCGCACGAGCCAGCGCGCGGGCTTCCACCTGCGGATCTCGCCGGATGACGCCACGCTGGTGCGCGCGGAGCTCGATCTGCGTGGCTCTACTTGA
- a CDS encoding YihY/virulence factor BrkB family protein translates to MGDPVVRPEDQSGRGREARTPAGIPRSGWRDILWRTKSELSRDNASLIAAGVAFYGLLAAFPAIAAVIAVFGLVADPASATEFFANAPALPQEARTIIAEQARHVAETPSSALGLGLAGAVLLAVYGASKAVNALIMALNVAYEEEEKRGFLRLTLLSLGLTAGMILFVVFALLLIVAVPALVALLPLPTWLAWLARLLPWPILFFAGMNALALLYRFGPSRRPATWAWVRPGALVATVLWLVGSAGFSIYVASFGSYNETYGSVGAIVVLLMWMWVSAYVVVLGAELNAEIEQQTKRDSTVGPERALGERGAYVADTVAQTP, encoded by the coding sequence GTGGGCGACCCCGTCGTACGACCCGAGGACCAGAGCGGACGCGGCCGCGAGGCGCGCACGCCCGCCGGCATTCCGCGCTCGGGCTGGCGCGACATCCTGTGGCGCACGAAGAGCGAGCTCTCGCGCGACAACGCGTCGCTGATCGCCGCCGGGGTCGCGTTCTACGGGCTGCTCGCCGCGTTTCCGGCGATCGCGGCGGTGATCGCGGTGTTCGGGCTCGTCGCCGACCCGGCGTCGGCGACCGAGTTCTTCGCCAACGCGCCGGCGCTGCCGCAGGAAGCGCGCACGATCATCGCCGAGCAGGCGCGGCACGTCGCCGAGACGCCGTCGTCCGCGCTCGGGCTCGGGCTCGCGGGAGCGGTGCTGCTCGCCGTGTACGGCGCCTCGAAGGCGGTCAACGCGCTGATCATGGCGCTCAACGTCGCCTACGAGGAAGAAGAGAAGCGCGGCTTCCTGCGCTTGACGCTGCTCTCGCTCGGGCTCACCGCGGGGATGATCCTGTTCGTGGTCTTCGCGCTGCTGCTGATCGTCGCCGTGCCCGCGCTGGTCGCACTCCTGCCCCTGCCGACGTGGCTCGCCTGGCTCGCGCGTCTGCTGCCGTGGCCGATCCTGTTCTTCGCCGGCATGAACGCGCTCGCCCTGCTCTACCGCTTCGGGCCGTCGCGCCGTCCGGCCACCTGGGCGTGGGTGCGCCCGGGAGCGCTGGTCGCGACCGTCCTGTGGCTCGTCGGCTCCGCCGGCTTCTCGATCTACGTCGCGAGCTTCGGCAGCTACAACGAGACCTACGGCTCGGTCGGCGCGATCGTCGTGCTGCTGATGTGGATGTGGGTCAGCGCCTACGTCGTCGTGCTCGGCGCCGAGCTCAACGCCGAGATCGAGCAGCAGACGAAGCGCGACTCGACGGTCGGTCCGGAGCGCGCGCTCGGCGAGCGCGGCGCGTACGTCGCGGACACCGTCGCGCAGACGCCGTGA